One window of Phycisphaeraceae bacterium genomic DNA carries:
- a CDS encoding type II secretion system F family protein: MKLVYKGFDRDGAACAGVIEANTINDGTELLRKKGTFVTTIHEEGEQGKDLKKVMKRLPFGRNTSNLVLSFTRNMFVLLSAGATVTDALESCERQARDDTWKRTVSDIRERVERGQPLSESMRQHKKYFDPVVISLVHAGEATGRLKDMMGRISKLIHKQVQLRRSIVSAAIYPMLLVVVCVTVLILMLLLVIPRFDSLFKSLRVTLPPSTTFVMWLSETARTHFFILVGTIITCVVTVSLWYRTQNAKRTIQTLAVHVPILGRVVRHVSTARLARVLGVLVQNKIPINEATQLVKASFGNYHYRALLDKATEAVTQGDPLSDAFCKSRLVNESFCEAVRSGETAGELGPSLLSVADILDEESDAQVRSVTSVLEPLILIAMGILVGSMAMSLFLPLFDMTRMV, encoded by the coding sequence ATGAAACTTGTCTACAAAGGCTTTGACCGTGACGGCGCTGCGTGCGCAGGCGTCATCGAAGCCAACACCATAAATGACGGTACCGAGCTGCTCCGCAAGAAGGGCACGTTTGTTACGACCATCCACGAGGAAGGCGAGCAGGGCAAGGACCTGAAAAAGGTCATGAAGCGTCTCCCATTCGGGCGCAATACAAGCAACCTGGTGCTCTCCTTCACACGAAATATGTTCGTGCTGCTCAGTGCAGGTGCGACCGTGACAGATGCACTCGAATCGTGCGAGCGCCAAGCCCGTGATGATACTTGGAAGCGAACTGTTTCAGACATACGCGAGCGTGTCGAGCGCGGGCAACCACTCTCAGAATCCATGCGCCAGCACAAGAAGTACTTCGATCCTGTTGTCATCAGCCTTGTGCATGCGGGCGAAGCGACGGGCAGGTTGAAGGACATGATGGGCAGAATCAGCAAGCTCATTCACAAGCAGGTCCAGCTGCGCCGATCGATCGTCAGTGCAGCTATCTATCCAATGCTGCTGGTTGTCGTGTGCGTGACTGTTCTTATTCTGATGTTGCTGCTGGTCATCCCTCGGTTTGACTCTCTCTTTAAATCACTGCGTGTGACGCTTCCACCGAGCACAACATTTGTGATGTGGCTGAGCGAGACCGCCCGTACCCACTTCTTTATTCTGGTCGGTACAATTATCACATGTGTGGTTACAGTCTCGTTGTGGTACCGCACACAGAACGCAAAGCGGACAATCCAGACGCTCGCGGTGCATGTCCCCATCCTGGGTCGCGTTGTCAGGCACGTGTCCACTGCCCGGCTTGCGCGTGTGCTCGGAGTGCTTGTGCAGAACAAGATACCGATCAACGAAGCAACGCAGCTCGTCAAAGCATCGTTCGGAAACTATCACTACCGCGCTCTGCTCGACAAAGCGACCGAAGCTGTCACGCAGGGCGATCCGCTCAGCGATGCTTTTTGCAAGAGCCGGCTTGTCAATGAATCATTCTGTGAAGCGGTGCGATCGGGTGAAACCGCAGGCGAGCTCGGTCCTTCGCTGCTCAGCGTTGCAGACATCCTTGATGAAGAGAGTGATGCGCAGGTGCGTTCAGTCACGTCTGTTCTTGAGCCGTTAATTCTGATCGCAATGGGCATACTTGTCGGCTCCATGGCGATGAGTCTGTTCCTTCCTCTGTTTGACATGACACGGATGGTGTGA
- the tadA gene encoding Flp pilus assembly complex ATPase component TadA, translated as MHEAPRLRIGELLVQAGQVTENQVRDALAIQRATGKLLGEILLEQGIITRAVLEQTLSARIGVPGCVLRHGLIDPALLELIGEQEALELRALPLFRVHGTLTVAMAEPQSLHTIDRLRSLTELEIRPVLALEPDIREYIKKYAGGKVDVDGFMTQLVDSDVSIIERESIEDETIPELENMIDGSPIVNLVNVALLTAIRDGASDIHIEPDKRGTRIRYRIDGTLRELMRPPIGLHPAIISRVKVIGKMDIAEKRLPQAGRVRIVAEGREIDLRVSSIPTLLGEKVVVRILDKENLRVRLEDLGFRAEALERFKHMLHQPHGMILVTGPTGSGKTTTLYSALELIQTPERNIVTVEDPVEYQLDMVNQVQVHDSIGMTFASALRSILRQDPDVVMIGEVRDEETARVAVRASLTGHLVLATLHTNDAPGSVARLLDMGIEPYLVSTALNGAVAQRLARTVCGQCRTKYFPEDHVLEEARISNDLRQPFQKGLGCQHCHDTGFKGRSGIYEVMEVTPTLRRMIHKSAPTHTLRLQMSDEGCLTLREEGIALARAGKTSLEEVLRVTHSHDSDIDDADTDMPTETLGRAA; from the coding sequence ATGCACGAAGCGCCGAGATTACGTATTGGTGAGCTGCTCGTTCAAGCGGGGCAGGTGACCGAGAACCAGGTGCGCGATGCACTCGCTATCCAGCGCGCCACCGGCAAGCTCCTCGGCGAGATTCTCCTCGAGCAGGGCATCATTACACGAGCTGTGCTCGAGCAGACGCTTTCTGCGCGTATCGGTGTGCCCGGATGCGTGCTGCGCCACGGTCTTATCGATCCAGCACTACTCGAACTGATTGGTGAGCAGGAGGCTCTGGAACTCCGCGCACTCCCACTGTTTCGCGTGCATGGCACACTCACTGTTGCAATGGCTGAACCACAGTCGCTGCACACAATTGATCGACTCCGCAGTCTGACAGAGCTTGAGATCAGACCCGTGCTTGCGCTTGAGCCGGACATTCGTGAGTACATCAAGAAGTACGCTGGCGGCAAAGTTGACGTCGACGGGTTTATGACGCAACTCGTCGATTCGGACGTCTCAATCATTGAGCGCGAGTCGATCGAGGACGAGACGATCCCCGAACTCGAGAACATGATCGATGGGAGTCCCATCGTCAATCTCGTGAACGTCGCGCTGCTGACAGCAATCCGCGATGGCGCAAGCGATATCCACATCGAACCTGACAAGCGTGGCACGCGCATCAGATATCGCATTGACGGCACGCTCCGCGAGCTGATGCGTCCACCGATCGGTCTGCACCCAGCAATTATCTCGCGCGTGAAGGTCATCGGAAAGATGGACATTGCGGAAAAACGTCTTCCACAAGCCGGGCGTGTGCGCATCGTTGCTGAGGGTCGCGAGATCGATCTTCGCGTGTCGAGCATTCCGACACTGCTCGGTGAGAAGGTCGTGGTGCGCATTCTCGACAAGGAGAATCTTCGTGTGCGCCTGGAAGACCTCGGTTTCCGCGCCGAAGCGCTCGAACGATTCAAGCACATGCTTCATCAGCCTCACGGCATGATTCTTGTCACAGGACCAACCGGATCGGGCAAGACCACAACACTCTACTCGGCACTGGAACTCATCCAAACACCCGAGCGAAATATCGTCACCGTCGAAGATCCTGTTGAGTATCAGCTCGACATGGTAAATCAGGTACAGGTGCATGATTCCATTGGGATGACGTTCGCGTCCGCACTGCGGAGCATTCTTCGTCAGGATCCGGACGTGGTGATGATCGGCGAGGTTCGCGATGAAGAGACTGCGCGCGTTGCAGTCAGAGCATCACTCACGGGTCACCTCGTGCTCGCAACTCTGCACACCAACGACGCACCAGGATCTGTTGCTCGTCTGCTTGACATGGGCATTGAGCCGTACCTTGTCTCAACCGCTCTGAACGGTGCCGTTGCCCAACGACTCGCGCGTACCGTCTGCGGACAATGCAGGACAAAGTACTTCCCCGAAGATCACGTGCTGGAAGAAGCTCGCATCAGCAACGACTTGCGCCAGCCGTTCCAGAAGGGACTGGGCTGCCAGCACTGCCACGATACCGGCTTCAAGGGTCGATCTGGCATCTACGAGGTGATGGAAGTCACCCCAACACTACGGCGCATGATCCACAAATCCGCACCGACACACACACTGCGTCTGCAGATGAGTGATGAGGGCTGCCTGACACTGCGTGAGGAAGGCATCGCGCTTGCCCGTGCTGGAAAGACAAGCCTTGAGGAAGTGCTGCGCGTCACCCACAGCCATGATTCCGATATCGACGATGCCGACACGGACATGCCCACTGAGACACTCGGGAGGGCCGCATGA
- a CDS encoding STAS domain-containing protein encodes MDVERHIHGAVTVLKPKGSITQQDAEDLKDQCLVAGRQTLGRLAIDLSAVPFIDSRGLEILVEVSNDFSDAGHSLRLCALTDTVREVFVLTGIGPHFELFEDASAAARSFL; translated from the coding sequence ATGGACGTCGAACGCCACATCCACGGTGCGGTGACAGTACTGAAGCCAAAGGGTTCGATCACGCAGCAGGATGCGGAGGACCTGAAGGACCAGTGCCTCGTTGCTGGCAGGCAAACGCTGGGGCGGCTTGCAATCGATCTGTCAGCTGTGCCATTTATTGACAGTCGCGGGCTTGAGATTCTTGTGGAGGTGTCGAACGACTTTTCCGACGCCGGACACTCTCTCCGCTTGTGCGCATTAACGGACACAGTGCGCGAGGTGTTCGTGCTTACCGGCATCGGACCCCACTTTGAACTCTTTGAGGATGCAAGCGCTGCAGCAAGGAGTTTCCTTTGA
- a CDS encoding response regulator codes for MEQKKTILVVDDEPHLTYMLAHRLRSESVNVLEQNNGQDGYKTAINLIPDLVITDYQMPRMSGIAMCQALKADARTAHVPVLMITGRGHRVTRDDLECTNVRELMSKPFSFNELLSKVFELIQVHPEDASGQTSEDAEKKTRM; via the coding sequence TTGGAGCAGAAAAAAACCATTTTGGTCGTTGATGACGAGCCTCATCTGACATATATGCTGGCGCATCGGCTGCGCTCAGAGAGTGTCAATGTGCTCGAGCAGAATAACGGGCAGGATGGATACAAGACGGCCATCAATCTGATTCCCGATCTTGTGATTACCGATTATCAGATGCCACGGATGTCTGGTATTGCGATGTGCCAGGCTCTCAAGGCCGATGCCAGAACTGCACACGTGCCTGTGCTCATGATTACCGGTCGGGGGCATCGTGTCACCCGTGACGACCTGGAATGCACAAACGTGCGCGAGCTCATGTCAAAGCCGTTCAGTTTTAATGAGCTGTTATCTAAGGTGTTCGAGTTGATTCAGGTGCATCCCGAGGATGCATCTGGGCAGACTTCGGAGGATGCAGAGAAGAAAACACGGATGTAA
- a CDS encoding HD-GYP domain-containing protein, giving the protein MPTADGKTGSNHPALDVRTRCLSLGVPVWVFDESGHQVLPPSDDTSVANQLESTFPSELVASVVDSSGTEHTTCSCDRIPASVVNDAIGEDAGDLRFLIRRVPVPHAPWDFWTLIALVIDEVAVNTVPVCRSLVDSGALQILDARSIHWIQQTIDWMTDDRVHVSNDKVLLDRFSTELMISFEHVDLLFRFARLLNCAEEPDEIIRVLIHQMLALLPFDWISVGFANKDSILPQLAGAHIIAGKPPCDFQQLSSALAQAINDCKGDSWTNVLDVGEHPLSDLVQSQIVAEPISHDSKPIGMLIAGGKTGPDPDAHSQELQFLDATSAFLGVFHASAARFHEQRIAFYGMVKAMTAAIDAKDRYTRGHSERVAHLGRELAIAAGLSEQQVEEVYIAGLLHDVGKIGVPEAVLCKNGRLTDEEFLQIKKHPETGVNILKDIPSLEAMMPGVLHHHERWDGRGYPYNLSGDSIPLYGRILAVADAFDAMSSTRSYRPALPRETVLSEMHKCAGTQFDPRLAMLFVELDLSEFDAMLRLHAEDAPNFVAIVDDESLDQSLDKTLGSASSKSEDESSEKKSQERSAA; this is encoded by the coding sequence ATGCCGACGGCTGATGGAAAGACGGGCAGCAATCATCCCGCACTGGATGTGCGCACGCGCTGTCTTTCGCTCGGTGTTCCTGTATGGGTCTTTGATGAATCGGGTCATCAAGTCCTTCCTCCTTCAGACGATACCTCTGTTGCAAACCAGCTTGAATCAACTTTTCCCAGTGAACTTGTCGCGTCAGTCGTTGATTCATCCGGCACAGAACACACCACCTGTTCGTGTGATCGCATTCCCGCGAGCGTCGTGAATGATGCAATCGGTGAAGATGCTGGTGATCTGCGGTTCCTGATACGCAGGGTGCCAGTGCCGCACGCACCGTGGGATTTCTGGACACTCATCGCGCTTGTTATTGACGAAGTTGCAGTGAACACAGTTCCAGTTTGCAGGTCTCTCGTCGATTCGGGCGCATTGCAGATACTTGATGCTCGATCTATACACTGGATTCAGCAGACGATTGACTGGATGACGGACGACCGTGTGCATGTGTCAAACGACAAGGTGCTCTTGGATCGGTTCAGCACCGAGTTGATGATCAGCTTCGAACATGTCGATCTCTTGTTCCGATTTGCTCGCCTGCTCAACTGCGCAGAAGAACCCGATGAGATTATCCGCGTCCTGATCCATCAGATGCTGGCATTGTTGCCGTTTGACTGGATCTCCGTCGGCTTTGCAAACAAGGACTCGATCCTTCCACAACTCGCTGGTGCACACATTATCGCCGGTAAACCACCGTGCGATTTTCAACAGCTTTCAAGCGCCCTTGCGCAAGCGATCAATGATTGCAAGGGTGACTCATGGACAAACGTGCTCGACGTGGGCGAGCATCCGCTCAGCGATCTGGTGCAATCTCAGATTGTCGCAGAACCGATCTCGCACGACAGCAAGCCAATCGGTATGCTGATCGCGGGCGGGAAGACCGGCCCGGATCCGGATGCGCACAGTCAGGAACTTCAGTTCCTTGATGCGACATCAGCATTCCTTGGCGTGTTCCACGCGAGTGCAGCCCGGTTCCATGAGCAACGCATCGCGTTTTACGGCATGGTCAAGGCAATGACGGCTGCGATTGATGCGAAGGACAGATACACCCGAGGCCACTCGGAGCGTGTTGCCCATCTCGGACGCGAACTTGCGATCGCTGCGGGATTGTCTGAGCAGCAAGTTGAAGAGGTGTATATCGCAGGCTTGCTCCATGACGTCGGCAAGATCGGCGTGCCCGAAGCAGTGCTTTGCAAGAACGGCAGGCTGACCGATGAAGAGTTCCTGCAAATCAAGAAGCACCCCGAAACCGGCGTGAACATCCTCAAGGATATTCCATCGCTTGAGGCAATGATGCCAGGTGTGCTGCACCACCATGAGCGTTGGGACGGTCGTGGGTATCCGTACAATCTTTCCGGCGATTCCATTCCGCTGTATGGACGCATCCTTGCTGTCGCGGACGCGTTTGATGCGATGAGTTCGACCAGATCATACAGGCCGGCACTCCCACGCGAAACCGTGCTCAGCGAGATGCACAAGTGTGCGGGCACCCAGTTCGATCCTCGCCTTGCAATGCTGTTTGTCGAGCTTGATCTGTCTGAGTTTGATGCAATGCTCAGGTTACATGCTGAGGATGCGCCGAACTTTGTCGCGATTGTTGACGACGAGAGTTTGGATCAGAGCCTTGACAAGACACTCGGAAGCGCCTCATCAAAGAGTGAGGATGAGAGCAGCGAGAAGAAATCGCAAGAACGATCTGCCGCGTAA
- a CDS encoding prepilin-type N-terminal cleavage/methylation domain-containing protein, with the protein MMASRRQNKRARAFTLIELTIAMTLAALLMGSIVSVIVVSSKSLDVATSQAVTGNVSEAMLRVTSDLRQAKSFTIVTSTSVTFTVPDRTGDGIDDKIAYVWSGTKGDPLTFQLNSSSATTVIEDVRDLSFEYLLGKDVAWAGASSPDPGITINVGGVGVTLGNGNGNGNGNGNGNGNGNGNGNGNGNGNGSSSSSSSSSSSSSSSSSSSSSSSSK; encoded by the coding sequence ATGATGGCTTCCAGAAGACAGAACAAAAGAGCTCGTGCGTTCACACTGATCGAGTTGACGATCGCTATGACACTGGCAGCGCTGCTGATGGGGTCTATTGTCTCTGTCATTGTTGTATCAAGTAAGTCGCTTGATGTTGCCACTTCGCAGGCGGTTACTGGCAACGTATCAGAAGCAATGCTCAGAGTAACCAGCGATCTTCGTCAGGCAAAATCGTTCACTATTGTGACTTCAACATCCGTCACGTTCACTGTTCCCGATCGCACGGGCGATGGGATTGATGACAAGATAGCCTACGTTTGGTCCGGAACAAAGGGTGATCCGCTCACGTTCCAGCTCAACTCCAGTAGCGCAACAACAGTGATCGAGGATGTCCGCGATCTCTCATTCGAGTATCTCCTGGGAAAGGATGTTGCATGGGCTGGTGCATCATCGCCAGATCCCGGTATCACGATCAACGTTGGTGGGGTCGGCGTTACTCTTGGCAATGGCAATGGCAATGGCAATGGCAATGGCAATGGCAATGGCAATGGCAATGGCAATGGCAATGGCAATGGCAATGGCAATGGCAGCAGTAGCAGCAGTAGCAGCAGTAGCAGTAGTAGCAGTAGTAGCAGTAGTAGCAGTAGTAGCAGTAGCAGCAAGTGA